The following coding sequences lie in one Drosophila bipectinata strain 14024-0381.07 chromosome XR, DbipHiC1v2, whole genome shotgun sequence genomic window:
- the LOC108126197 gene encoding transcription factor IIIA → MPPEMQITSDSDLDNVLEEFNLRKERRNSAGPAKYTCSIEKCEATFKRLDQLDRHEYHHTGIKKHACSHEGCDKTYSILTHLKRHLRSTHERPEAAQKTVKCSLPECSKMFTSSCNMQRHVREAHEKPRVYPCEHCPAKFSQKLKLKRHEIKEHTQDYPFRCQKCTRGFYQEWQRESHQGTCKLYACPACPLKFDKWTLYTKHCRDTLHGKNRYKCDQCDRCYDKPSDLKQHIEAKHKTAEGSEFTCPEEGCSKSYSYERNLRQHMLTAHSGRRFECQALDCGRCFSSAQNLSKHVLRDHQDGQTNKETVAHKKEESPGKKSNPRKRRRDAGRPKHSRLSKLACLQLGKEEDLAVRERQPLALEKVTQELEKGPQELDIVDL, encoded by the exons ATGCCGCCGGAGATGCAAATAACTAGTGACAGCGATCTGGACAATGTCTTGGAGGAGTTCAATCTTCGCAAGGAGCGTAGGAACAGCGCCGGACCTGCGAAATACACTTGCAGTATTGAAAAATGCGAGGCCACGTTCAAGCGCCTGGATCAACTGGATCGCCATGAATACCACCATACGGGAATT AAGAAGCACGCCTGCTCCCACGAGGGCTGCGATAAAACCTATTCCATACTCACCCATTTGAAGCGGCATTTGCGAAGCACCCACGAGCGTCCAGAGGCGGCCCAGAAAACAGTCAAGTGCTCGCTCCCGGAGTGCTCCAAAATGTTTACTTCGTCCTGCAATATGCAGCGGCATGTGCGCGAGGCCCACGAAAAACCCAGGGTCTATCCCTGCGAGCACTGCCCGGCGAAGTTTTCACAGAAACTAAAACTTAAACGTCACGAAATCAAGGAGCACACCCAGGACTATCCGTTTCGCTGCCAGAAGTGCACCCGTGGATTCTACCAGGAGTGGCAGCGAGAGAGTCATCAGGGCACTTGCAAGCTCTATGCGTGTCCTGCGTGTCCACTTAAGTTCGACAAGTGGACTCTGTATACCAAGCATTGCAGGGACACGTTGCATGGCAAGAACCGGTATAAGTGCGACCAGTGCGACAGATGCTATGACAAGCCCAGTGATCTCAAGCAACACATCGAAGCCAAACATAAGACAGCGGAGGGCTCCGAGTTCACCTGTCCGGAGGAGGGGTGCTCGAAAAGCTACTCCTACGAAAGGAATCTCCGCCAGCACATGCTGACTGCTCATTCAGGTCGGCGTTTCGAGTGTCAGGCTCTGGACTGTGGTCGCTGCTTCAGCAGTGCCCAGAACCTATCGAAGCATGTTTTACGCGATCACCAGGATGGGCAGACCAACAAAGAAACAGTTGCACacaaaaaagaggaaagtCCTGGAAAGAAGTCAAATCCTCGCAAACGCAGGCGTGACGCAGGTCGTCCTAAACATTCCAGACTCTCAAAACTAGCCTGCCTGCAGCTGGGCAAGGAAGAGGATTTAGCTGTAAGAGAGCGTCAGCCTTTGGCACTCGAAAAAGTAACCCAGGAACTAGAGAAAGGCCCCCAGGAATTGGACATTGTTGACCTGTAA
- the mRpL22 gene encoding large ribosomal subunit protein uL22m produces the protein MHKVIRQMSQLRVQPQLPGAALLKPANTSSPHLSQSPPALPKSIHTAAGAAGGTLCTKWNKHNYGPRKWLEYNKTVHPPQEPEEEPRKAYVCHMRTNIKYSPDKMWYIAAFVRGMSVDEALKQLNFVLKKGATDVRETILEAQEMAVQRHNVEYKSNLWIAESFVGKGRVFKGMRRHARGRFGTVEYKHCHYFVRLEEGNPPEHYYQEPQTPEQQYEHWLEQMRSRKIINSL, from the exons ATGCACAAGGTGATCCGGCAGATGTCCCAGCTGCGCGTGCAGCCCCAGCTTCCGGGTGCAGCGCTCCTTAAGCCAGCAAACACGTCCAGTCCCCATCTGAGCCAATCGCCACCTGCGCTCCCAAAAAGTATCCACACGGCAGCCGGAGCTGCGGGCGGAACTCTCTGCACCAAGTGGAACAAGCACAACTACGGACCCAGGAAGTGGCTGGAGTACAACAAGACGGTCCACCCGCCGCAGGAACCGGAGGAGGAGCCCCGCAAAGCC TACGTTTGCCACATGCGCACCAACATCAAATACAGTCCGGACAAGATGTGGTACATCGCAGCCTTCGTTCGTGGCATGTCCGTCGATGAGGCGTTGAAGCAGCTCAACTTTGTCCTCAAGAAGGGAGCCACCGATGTGCGGGAGACCATTCTAGAGGCCCAGGAGATGGCCGTCCAAAGGCATAATGTGGAATACAAAAGCAATCTGTGGATAG CTGAATCCTTTGTTGGCAAGGGACGTGTATTCAAGGGAATGCGTCGGCATGCCCGCGGTCGTTTTGGCACTGTGGAGTACAAGCACTGTCACTACTTTGTCCGCCTGGAGGAGGGCAATCCACCGGAGCACTACTACCAGGAGCCACAGACGCCTGAGCAACAGTACGAGCACTGGCTGGAACAGATGCGCAGCCGGAAGATCATCAACTCGCTGTAG